One Methanoculleus sp. 7T genomic window carries:
- a CDS encoding 30S ribosomal protein S11, translated as MAEEKWGIAHIFASFNNTIITITDLSGAETVTKSSGGMVVKQDRNESSPYAAMQMAIQVAQNARDKGITGVHVKVRAPGRGKQRSPGPGAQAAIRALARAGMRIGRIEDVTPVPHDSIRGKGGRRGRRV; from the coding sequence ATGGCAGAAGAGAAATGGGGCATAGCACACATCTTTGCCTCCTTCAATAACACCATCATCACCATCACCGACCTCTCCGGAGCCGAGACGGTGACCAAGAGCAGCGGCGGCATGGTCGTGAAGCAGGACCGAAACGAGAGTTCGCCTTACGCAGCCATGCAGATGGCAATCCAGGTCGCACAGAACGCACGCGACAAGGGAATCACCGGCGTCCACGTGAAGGTTCGCGCACCCGGACGGGGCAAACAGCGGAGCCCCGGCCCCGGCGCTCAGGCAGCGATCCGCGCCCTCGCCCGTGCAGGGATGAGGATCGGCCGCATTGAAGACGTCACTCCGGTGCCCCACGACAGCATCCGCGGCAAGGGCGGCCGGAGAGGAAGGAGAGTGTAA
- a CDS encoding deoxyhypusine synthase codes for MKPTQPVKPNKDVTALLESMSKTGFQGRKLGESLGVWTRMVKDPDCTIFMGLSGAMIPAGMQNVLIDLVKHRYIDALVSTGANIFHDTCEHLGVRHYLGHHHADDTALFEEGIDRIYDVFAYEEEFRSIDAQIARFADEVAPFRGSSREFIRRLGNWLREQKPEGRSLIATCAEYDVPIFIPALGDSSIGIGLVMARRRGVDVDIDQLADTDEITRMVEESRKTGVIYVGGGVPKNFIQQTQVIASIHEQHLGGHAYAIQYTTDAPHWGGLSGCTFEEAISWGKEAPESPRVQCFCDATIALPIVASALIGSGVERARRSP; via the coding sequence ATGAAACCAACGCAGCCAGTCAAACCGAACAAGGATGTAACGGCACTCCTTGAGTCCATGAGCAAGACCGGCTTTCAGGGAAGAAAACTCGGAGAGTCGCTCGGCGTCTGGACCAGGATGGTCAAAGATCCGGACTGCACGATATTCATGGGACTGTCGGGCGCGATGATCCCGGCAGGAATGCAGAACGTGCTCATCGACCTCGTCAAGCACCGCTACATCGACGCCCTGGTCTCGACGGGTGCAAATATCTTCCACGACACCTGCGAGCACCTCGGCGTCCGGCATTACCTCGGCCACCACCATGCCGACGACACGGCACTCTTCGAAGAGGGCATCGACCGCATCTACGACGTCTTCGCATACGAAGAAGAGTTCAGGAGCATCGATGCCCAGATCGCACGGTTCGCCGACGAAGTCGCACCGTTCCGGGGCTCCTCACGGGAGTTCATCCGGCGCCTCGGGAACTGGCTCCGCGAGCAGAAGCCGGAAGGACGGTCGCTCATCGCCACCTGCGCCGAGTACGACGTCCCGATCTTCATCCCCGCCCTCGGCGACTCCTCCATCGGCATCGGCCTCGTCATGGCACGCAGGCGCGGGGTCGACGTCGATATCGACCAACTCGCCGATACCGACGAGATCACGCGCATGGTCGAAGAGTCGCGGAAGACCGGCGTCATCTACGTCGGCGGCGGCGTGCCGAAGAACTTCATCCAGCAGACCCAGGTCATCGCCTCGATCCACGAGCAACACCTCGGCGGGCACGCCTACGCCATCCAGTACACCACCGACGCACCCCACTGGGGCGGACTCTCGGGGTGCACCTTTGAGGAGGCAATCAGCTGGGGGAAAGAGGCACCCGAGTCTCCCCGTGTCCAGTGCTTCTGCGATGCCACGATTGCGCTCCCGATCGTTGCTTCGGCACTCATCGGGAGCGGGGTCGAGCGGGCTCGCCGCTCCCCCTGA
- a CDS encoding 50S ribosomal protein L18e translates to MKKTTENKSNPRLAALIVTLKDASRVHEANIWREIARRLDAPRKNYAEVNLSKIDRYANEGETILVPGKVLGSGVLNLPVKVAALDFSEAAVSKITGANGTCMTIEDLIRDNPKGSRVRILR, encoded by the coding sequence ATGAAGAAGACAACCGAGAATAAATCGAACCCCCGGCTGGCTGCCCTCATCGTGACGCTGAAGGACGCGTCGCGCGTACATGAGGCGAACATCTGGCGCGAGATTGCAAGAAGGCTGGATGCGCCCCGGAAGAACTACGCTGAGGTGAACCTCAGCAAGATCGACCGGTACGCGAACGAAGGCGAGACGATCCTGGTGCCGGGCAAGGTGCTCGGCAGCGGCGTACTCAACCTGCCGGTGAAGGTCGCCGCGCTGGACTTCTCCGAGGCCGCGGTGAGCAAGATCACCGGCGCCAACGGGACGTGCATGACCATCGAGGACCTCATTCGGGATAACCCGAAGGGGAGCAGGGTACGGATCCTCAGGTGA
- a CDS encoding 30S ribosomal protein S4, producing MGYPGKNYKTYATPKRRFEKTRLEDEKRLIIDYGLRNKREVWKAQSVLRKYRAAARELVALRSAGLNVDEFQKKRDQLINHLYRYGLVGEGADVGDVLALKIEQQLDRRLQTLVLRKGLARSPKQARQFITHGHIAISGRRVTAPSYRVERAEEQEIGYYGPSPFTNDVHPERSRIARAGVR from the coding sequence ATGGGATATCCCGGAAAGAACTACAAGACATATGCGACGCCCAAGCGGCGGTTCGAGAAGACACGACTCGAGGACGAAAAGCGGCTCATCATCGATTACGGGCTCCGGAACAAGCGTGAAGTCTGGAAAGCCCAGAGCGTCCTGCGGAAATACCGTGCAGCCGCCCGTGAGCTGGTGGCGCTACGGTCGGCAGGCCTCAACGTGGATGAGTTCCAGAAGAAGAGAGACCAGCTCATCAACCACCTCTACCGCTACGGTCTCGTCGGTGAAGGCGCCGATGTCGGCGACGTCCTTGCCCTGAAGATCGAGCAGCAGCTCGACCGCCGCCTCCAGACGCTGGTCCTCCGCAAGGGGCTCGCACGCTCTCCGAAGCAGGCCCGCCAGTTCATCACCCACGGCCACATCGCGATCTCCGGTCGCCGGGTGACCGCCCCGAGTTACCGGGTCGAGAGAGCCGAAGAGCAGGAGATCGGTTATTACGGCCCCTCCCCGTTCACGAACGATGTTCACCCCGAGAGAAGCCGTATCGCCCGTGCAGGAGTGAGGTAA
- a CDS encoding DNA-directed RNA polymerase subunit D, with protein MEIAFSRLDERVAKFTISGVSTSFANMLRRAMISEVPTLAIEDVRIYDNTSVLFDEMLTHRLGLIPLRTDLKRYVPRSECTCEGAGCPVCTATYTLSVEGPKTVYSSDLIPQDPDAAPAEEKIPIIDLDKDQKVVLEAQAVVGTGKEHAKWQATTACGYKNYPVIAIDEKCDGCGMCVDECPRHVLEAGQGKVRVIGGRQESCSLCRLCERACLAGGIGTEPAIHIGADEHRFIFVVESDGSMPVREIIERALQYIQKSSDDLVDVMNEITGEGTE; from the coding sequence ATGGAGATAGCGTTTTCTCGACTGGATGAGAGAGTCGCCAAATTCACCATAAGCGGCGTTTCCACATCGTTCGCCAATATGCTTCGACGGGCGATGATCAGCGAAGTGCCGACGCTCGCCATCGAGGACGTCCGCATCTACGACAATACAAGCGTCCTCTTCGACGAGATGCTGACACACCGGCTGGGGCTCATCCCGCTGCGGACCGATCTGAAACGCTACGTTCCCCGTAGCGAGTGCACCTGCGAAGGTGCCGGATGTCCGGTCTGCACCGCCACCTATACGCTCTCCGTCGAGGGGCCGAAGACGGTCTACTCAAGCGACCTGATCCCTCAGGACCCCGACGCGGCACCGGCGGAAGAGAAGATCCCCATCATCGACCTCGACAAAGACCAGAAAGTCGTGCTCGAAGCACAGGCAGTCGTCGGCACCGGAAAGGAGCATGCCAAGTGGCAGGCGACGACCGCCTGCGGCTACAAGAACTATCCGGTGATCGCCATCGATGAGAAATGCGACGGGTGCGGCATGTGCGTCGACGAATGCCCACGCCACGTGCTTGAGGCGGGGCAGGGAAAAGTTCGGGTCATCGGAGGGCGGCAGGAATCCTGTTCCCTCTGCAGGCTCTGCGAGCGGGCGTGCCTTGCCGGCGGCATCGGCACCGAGCCGGCCATCCATATCGGCGCCGACGAGCACAGATTTATCTTTGTGGTGGAAAGCGACGGATCGATGCCCGTTCGGGAGATCATCGAGAGAGCGCTACAGTATATCCAGAAATCATCAGACGACCTGGTAGACGTGATGAATGAGATAACGGGAGAGGGGACTGAATGA
- a CDS encoding DNA-directed RNA polymerase subunit N, producing MIPVRCFTCGKVISTAWKEFEERRDAGEDPKRILDDLGLERYCCRRMLLTHKVVVEDLNPYQ from the coding sequence ATGATACCCGTACGATGTTTTACATGCGGTAAGGTCATCTCTACAGCCTGGAAGGAGTTCGAGGAGCGGCGAGATGCGGGCGAGGATCCAAAACGGATCCTCGACGATCTCGGCCTGGAGCGGTATTGCTGCAGGCGGATGCTACTGACGCACAAGGTAGTGGTGGAGGATCTGAATCCGTATCAGTGA
- a CDS encoding 50S ribosomal protein L13, protein MVTVIDAEGLLLGRMASVVAQRALAGEEIAIVNAEKAIVSGNRAHVLAAYYTKRTRGSREGGPFFPRRPDHIIKRTIRGMLPYKRERGIAAFKRIKVYVGVPTELSGAERESMEQAHIDRLSSPRYVTVGAISTNLGAKY, encoded by the coding sequence ATGGTTACGGTTATCGATGCAGAGGGATTACTGCTCGGAAGGATGGCCAGCGTCGTTGCGCAGCGCGCGCTAGCCGGCGAGGAGATCGCCATCGTGAACGCAGAGAAGGCAATCGTCTCCGGGAATCGGGCACATGTGCTCGCGGCTTACTATACCAAGCGCACCCGCGGGTCACGCGAGGGCGGTCCGTTCTTCCCGCGCAGGCCCGACCACATCATCAAGCGCACCATCCGCGGCATGCTCCCGTACAAGCGCGAGCGCGGCATCGCCGCATTCAAGCGGATCAAAGTCTATGTCGGCGTCCCGACGGAACTCTCCGGAGCGGAGAGGGAGTCCATGGAACAGGCCCACATCGACCGGCTGAGCAGCCCGAGATACGTGACGGTCGGCGCGATAAGCACCAACCTCGGAGCAAAATATTAA
- a CDS encoding CBS domain-containing protein, with the protein MRAVDVMSAPVYVVAPTDSVAYARHLMLKHRVSRLPVMEGDELRGILTKKDIAYRLRQTEPMWRRRPIDRIPVSILMAQNIITVTPETGIRDIAATMLDRDISGLPVVDNGKVAGIVTKLDVMRSAHVRGLSARVDEVMEDAVTVSRYHSLDHVINTIKGKNDKLIVVNDNGSLAGIITESNLAFYEYLDERTNLPRKDITHLRKEEPAGQKRFRYVVEVSAVAEDIMSRPVITIPPDAPLQDAVGLMLENQINSLVVMEDGDIRGMLKRDDIIKEVAK; encoded by the coding sequence ATGCGTGCCGTAGATGTGATGTCTGCTCCGGTGTACGTCGTTGCACCGACCGATAGCGTCGCCTATGCGCGACACCTTATGCTCAAGCACCGTGTGTCGAGGCTCCCGGTCATGGAAGGGGATGAACTCCGGGGCATCCTTACCAAGAAGGATATCGCCTACCGGCTCAGACAGACTGAACCGATGTGGCGGCGGCGCCCCATCGACCGGATCCCGGTCAGCATCCTGATGGCACAGAACATCATTACCGTAACGCCGGAGACCGGCATCCGCGATATCGCAGCCACGATGCTTGACCGCGACATATCGGGGCTACCCGTGGTCGACAACGGCAAAGTAGCCGGTATCGTCACAAAGCTCGACGTCATGCGGTCGGCCCATGTACGCGGGCTCTCCGCCAGAGTCGACGAGGTCATGGAGGATGCGGTCACGGTCAGCCGGTATCACTCGCTGGACCACGTTATAAACACGATCAAAGGGAAAAACGATAAACTTATCGTCGTTAACGATAATGGTAGCCTTGCCGGCATCATTACGGAGAGCAACCTCGCATTCTACGAGTATCTGGACGAGCGGACGAACCTGCCCAGAAAAGATATCACGCATCTCCGGAAAGAGGAGCCGGCGGGGCAGAAACGCTTCAGGTACGTCGTCGAGGTATCGGCAGTCGCAGAAGACATCATGAGCCGCCCGGTCATCACCATCCCGCCCGATGCGCCCCTCCAGGATGCCGTCGGGTTGATGCTTGAGAACCAGATCAACAGTCTTGTTGTCATGGAAGACGGGGATATCCGGGGCATGCTCAAGAGAGATGATATCATCAAGGAAGTGGCAAAATGA
- a CDS encoding CBS domain-containing protein — protein MSDKFQVLVKDVMAKPITIAKSAFVSEALRKMLDEGVDPLIVTNNGAVIGTTSRAAIAETLGSRKTQALKATSIHVANTVEENFTSAYPDQNLDILVPLLQHYKLIVVLDDDHRLIGQVTAGDLLKVLRPAGGLLDVMEPAHTIQVEERAVHLRRRMLDGNINRFIVEEGDDVLGIVTETDVAKALYAFKDIVEGTRQEYRIRNLLVRDIMSTPLISVDADTDVSDVIDLMLKKNISSVPITRNGEIVGVVTRNSLIQAL, from the coding sequence ATGAGCGATAAGTTTCAGGTACTCGTCAAAGACGTGATGGCAAAACCGATCACCATCGCAAAGTCTGCCTTTGTCAGCGAAGCGCTCAGGAAGATGCTCGATGAGGGTGTCGACCCGCTCATCGTGACCAATAACGGCGCGGTCATCGGCACGACATCCCGGGCGGCAATCGCCGAGACGCTTGGGAGCAGGAAGACTCAGGCGCTGAAAGCCACATCCATTCATGTCGCGAACACGGTCGAGGAGAACTTCACCTCCGCATATCCGGACCAGAACCTCGATATTCTGGTGCCGCTGCTCCAGCACTACAAACTTATTGTGGTGCTCGATGACGACCACCGCCTCATCGGGCAGGTGACGGCAGGCGACCTCCTGAAGGTGCTCCGCCCGGCAGGCGGCCTCCTCGACGTGATGGAACCGGCGCACACCATCCAGGTCGAGGAGCGGGCCGTCCATCTCCGGCGGAGGATGCTGGACGGCAATATCAACCGGTTCATCGTCGAGGAAGGCGACGACGTCCTTGGTATCGTCACGGAGACCGACGTCGCAAAGGCGCTCTACGCGTTCAAGGACATCGTGGAGGGGACCCGCCAGGAGTATCGGATCAGGAACCTCCTCGTGCGCGACATCATGAGCACGCCCCTGATCTCCGTGGATGCGGATACGGACGTCTCCGACGTCATCGACCTGATGCTCAAGAAGAACATCAGTTCCGTCCCGATCACGCGGAACGGGGAGATCGTGGGCGTCGTCACCAGGAATTCACTTATCCAGGCCCTGTGA
- the eno gene encoding phosphopyruvate hydratase yields MTTIEQIILRTILDSRGNETVEAEIYTDCGSGRAAAPSGASTGTYEAKVRPARQAVEDAQKNLIPSLIGEDTRDQITFDALLRENDGTPDFSSIGANVAVALSLACAKAAASSLDLELFRYLGGAFAAETPLPLGNVIGGGAHAPNATSIQEFLVVPTGASGASEGVFVNAAVHKAVKAILQKRGKLSGKGDEGAWAPAISDTEAFEIITEAIATVSDETNVEVRMGIDVAASELWDGKQYHYKDADRTREDQIAYMADLVDRYNLIYIEDPLFEEDFEAFADLTEQVGDRCLICGDDLFVTNVERITKGIETCAANCVLIKPNQIGTLSDTFEAIHLAQESGMETVMSHRSGETTDATIAHLATAFECIFLKTGVVGGERIAKLNELIRIEELI; encoded by the coding sequence ATGACGACCATTGAACAGATTATCTTGAGAACGATCCTGGACAGCCGTGGAAACGAGACCGTCGAGGCCGAGATCTATACAGATTGCGGATCCGGGCGGGCGGCGGCACCCAGCGGCGCCAGCACCGGGACCTATGAGGCCAAGGTGCGGCCGGCACGTCAAGCTGTCGAGGATGCGCAGAAAAACCTGATTCCATCACTCATCGGCGAGGACACTCGCGATCAGATCACGTTCGACGCACTGCTTCGGGAGAACGATGGAACGCCCGACTTCAGTTCAATCGGCGCGAACGTTGCGGTAGCACTCTCGCTTGCATGCGCAAAAGCGGCTGCATCGTCTCTTGATCTTGAACTCTTCCGGTATCTGGGCGGTGCATTTGCCGCCGAGACGCCCCTGCCGCTCGGCAACGTCATCGGTGGAGGCGCTCACGCCCCGAACGCCACATCCATTCAGGAGTTTCTGGTGGTTCCCACCGGGGCTTCCGGCGCATCGGAAGGCGTCTTCGTGAACGCTGCCGTTCACAAGGCGGTGAAAGCGATCCTGCAGAAGCGGGGCAAACTCTCCGGTAAAGGAGATGAAGGTGCTTGGGCGCCCGCGATATCCGATACCGAGGCATTTGAGATCATAACCGAAGCAATCGCCACCGTCTCCGACGAGACAAACGTCGAGGTCCGGATGGGAATCGACGTGGCGGCAAGCGAACTCTGGGACGGCAAGCAGTATCACTACAAGGATGCCGACCGGACCCGCGAAGATCAGATCGCCTACATGGCGGATCTGGTCGACCGCTACAACCTCATCTACATCGAGGACCCCCTCTTCGAGGAGGACTTCGAGGCGTTTGCCGACCTGACCGAACAGGTTGGGGACCGTTGCCTGATCTGCGGAGACGACCTCTTCGTGACCAACGTAGAACGGATCACGAAGGGCATCGAGACGTGCGCGGCAAACTGCGTGCTGATTAAGCCGAACCAGATCGGAACACTCTCCGACACCTTCGAGGCGATACACCTCGCCCAAGAGAGCGGCATGGAGACGGTCATGAGCCACCGGTCCGGAGAGACCACCGACGCGACGATTGCGCATCTCGCAACCGCATTCGAATGTATCTTCCTCAAGACCGGCGTGGTCGGCGGGGAACGGATTGCCAAATTAAACGAATTGATTCGCATAGAGGAGCTGATCTAA
- the rpsB gene encoding 30S ribosomal protein S2, giving the protein MTGNELEIELKEPLIPVEEYLAAGVHIGTQQKSKDMMKFIYRVRGDGLYILDIQATDERIKTAAKFLAQYEPAKVLVVTSRQYGQYPAKKFADAVGGMAVIGRFIPGMLTNQRLNKYIEPEVVVVTDPIGDAQAINEAVQAGIPIVALCDTNNMTKYIDLVIPTNNKGRKALSMIYFLLTKEMLRLRGVTTSLTPEDFETEL; this is encoded by the coding sequence TTGACAGGAAACGAACTGGAAATCGAACTGAAAGAGCCACTGATACCCGTGGAGGAGTACCTCGCAGCAGGCGTGCACATCGGTACTCAGCAGAAGAGCAAGGACATGATGAAGTTCATCTACCGCGTCCGCGGCGATGGGCTCTACATCCTGGACATCCAGGCAACCGACGAACGGATCAAGACCGCGGCGAAGTTCCTTGCACAGTACGAACCTGCAAAGGTTCTAGTCGTCACCTCCCGGCAGTACGGCCAGTACCCGGCGAAGAAGTTCGCCGACGCCGTCGGCGGCATGGCGGTCATCGGCCGTTTCATCCCGGGAATGCTCACCAACCAGCGTCTGAACAAGTACATCGAGCCTGAAGTGGTCGTGGTGACCGACCCCATCGGCGACGCCCAAGCGATCAACGAGGCGGTCCAGGCCGGTATCCCGATCGTCGCTCTCTGCGACACCAACAACATGACCAAGTACATCGACCTGGTCATCCCCACCAACAACAAGGGCAGAAAAGCGCTCTCGATGATTTACTTCCTCCTGACCAAAGAGATGCTCCGGCTGCGCGGGGTGACCACCTCGCTCACTCCCGAGGACTTTGAGACAGAGTTATAA
- the amrB gene encoding AmmeMemoRadiSam system protein B: MDMRPCSVAGMFYPAEPKHLEQLLETFFRKRVPGMNARGIVSPHAGYVYSGETGACAFSTIPPDFDGTFVVIGPSHRGYMTCASAVPWETPLGIVDVDTEFVDALDIEIDEASHRSEHSIEVQMPIIKYRFPRAKVAPVMMGDQSYEAAASLAEHLLQAIERTGRDVRIVASSDFSHYVPDEVARRQDLYAIDALKTLDIPEFYRRLRETGATACGYGPIATMCIACRSLGATKGELLRYTTSGDVTGDFDQVVGYAAIAVV; the protein is encoded by the coding sequence ATGGATATGCGCCCATGCAGTGTAGCGGGAATGTTCTATCCTGCCGAGCCCAAGCATCTTGAGCAACTGCTGGAGACGTTCTTCCGAAAGAGGGTCCCGGGCATGAACGCCCGGGGCATCGTCTCTCCCCACGCGGGTTACGTCTACTCGGGAGAGACCGGAGCTTGTGCCTTCTCCACCATACCGCCTGATTTTGACGGCACATTCGTCGTCATCGGCCCAAGTCATCGGGGGTACATGACCTGTGCCTCCGCCGTGCCGTGGGAGACGCCGCTTGGCATCGTCGACGTCGATACGGAGTTTGTCGACGCGCTGGATATCGAGATAGATGAGGCGTCGCACCGGAGCGAGCACTCCATCGAGGTGCAGATGCCGATCATCAAGTATCGGTTCCCGAGAGCGAAGGTCGCGCCCGTTATGATGGGCGACCAGAGTTATGAGGCGGCGGCGAGCCTTGCCGAGCACCTGTTGCAGGCAATCGAGCGCACTGGAAGGGACGTGCGGATCGTCGCCTCAAGCGACTTCTCTCACTATGTTCCGGACGAGGTGGCGCGCCGGCAGGACTTGTATGCGATCGATGCGCTCAAAACCCTGGATATACCGGAATTTTACCGCCGGCTCCGGGAGACCGGCGCCACGGCGTGCGGCTACGGCCCGATCGCAACCATGTGCATCGCTTGCCGATCGCTCGGTGCAACGAAGGGGGAACTGTTGCGGTATACGACCAGCGGGGATGTGACCGGAGACTTCGATCAGGTAGTGGGGTATGCGGCGATAGCGGTGGTGTGA
- a CDS encoding 30S ribosomal protein S9, translated as MAKIINTSGKRKTAIARATLKPGNGRVRINSIPLEVYGTELIRMKIAEPLLLVPNALDGVDAAIDVSGGGVVGQAEAVRTALARGIVEWHNDPQIKDAFLAYDRTLLVNDSRQKESKKPHGPGARARFQKSYR; from the coding sequence ATGGCAAAGATCATCAATACAAGCGGTAAGAGAAAGACGGCAATCGCCCGGGCGACCCTGAAACCCGGCAACGGCCGGGTCCGCATCAACTCCATACCCCTGGAGGTCTACGGGACCGAGTTGATTCGCATGAAGATCGCCGAACCTCTCCTGTTGGTCCCGAACGCGCTTGACGGCGTCGATGCGGCAATCGACGTCTCCGGCGGCGGAGTGGTGGGCCAGGCTGAGGCGGTCCGGACGGCGCTTGCGCGCGGCATTGTGGAGTGGCACAACGATCCGCAGATTAAGGACGCCTTTTTGGCATACGACCGGACTCTGCTCGTAAACGACTCACGGCAGAAGGAGAGCAAGAAGCCGCACGGCCCAGGCGCACGCGCAAGGTTCCAGAAGTCCTACCGGTGA
- a CDS encoding 30S ribosomal protein S13: MDEEEIKYFVRVRNTDLDGTKAVHIALTGIKGVGPHTSRTIAALADVDPRAILGKLDDGSVERIAKAVDTYIEQVPEWMVNRPKDVYTGEARHLLGTDLTMTNDEDVNRMRKMRSYRGIRHETGQKVRGQRTKSTGRTGTTVGVSRKKE; the protein is encoded by the coding sequence ATGGATGAAGAAGAGATAAAATACTTTGTTCGAGTCAGAAACACTGATCTCGACGGCACCAAGGCCGTGCACATCGCACTGACCGGCATCAAGGGCGTTGGTCCGCACACCTCGCGCACCATCGCCGCTCTTGCCGATGTGGACCCTCGTGCCATACTCGGTAAGCTGGACGACGGATCAGTCGAGCGGATCGCAAAAGCCGTCGACACCTACATCGAGCAGGTCCCCGAGTGGATGGTGAACCGCCCGAAGGATGTCTACACCGGAGAGGCCCGCCACCTTCTCGGAACCGATCTCACGATGACGAACGACGAAGACGTCAACCGCATGCGCAAGATGCGCAGCTACCGCGGTATCAGGCACGAGACCGGACAGAAGGTCCGCGGTCAGCGCACCAAGTCCACCGGAAGAACGGGCACGACCGTCGGCGTCAGCAGGAAGAAAGAGTAA
- a CDS encoding DNA-directed RNA polymerase subunit K, with amino-acid sequence MESYTRYERARIVGARALQISMGAPVLSKTTKREPLEIALEEFDRGVIPITVKRK; translated from the coding sequence ATGGAATCATATACCCGATACGAACGAGCGCGGATCGTAGGGGCTCGTGCTCTGCAGATATCAATGGGTGCACCGGTTTTGTCTAAAACGACGAAGAGAGAGCCGCTTGAGATTGCACTTGAAGAATTTGATCGAGGCGTGATCCCTATAACGGTGAAGAGAAAGTAG